The following proteins are encoded in a genomic region of Pseudomonadota bacterium:
- a CDS encoding DUF6763 family protein: MIRPTPIIGHWYTNRSGAAFEVVAIDVDLNTIDIQFVDGTVDELDDERWAKTTVEEIETPNDCIVSPEGAADPETLTNEFVASNEWLETLDFMDIEYVDLEDQADTLNQS; this comes from the coding sequence ATGATTAGACCCACACCCATCATTGGACACTGGTATACGAACCGCAGTGGCGCGGCGTTCGAAGTCGTTGCTATCGACGTCGACTTGAATACCATCGACATTCAATTTGTCGATGGCACCGTCGATGAACTCGATGACGAACGCTGGGCAAAGACCACCGTTGAAGAAATCGAGACACCCAACGACTGCATTGTTTCGCCGGAAGGCGCGGCCGATCCTGAAACGCTCACCAACGAGTTTGTGGCGAGCAACGAATGGTTGGAAACACTCGACTTCATGGACATTGAATACGTGGATCTCGAAGACCAAGCGGACACATTAAACCAATCCTAA
- the trmB gene encoding tRNA (guanosine(46)-N7)-methyltransferase TrmB, giving the protein MSDTPDGAFAKRRSIRSFIIREGRLTRGQARALDSGWPLYGIEYSAEPTDLRAAFKDTAHHPLTLEIGFGNGEALFEMAKRNTDQNFVGIEVHRPGVGHLLMLLQEAALQNARVINHDAMDVLEHMVADHTFNRINLYFPDPWPKKKHHKRRIVQPSFLALLHRRLAPGGRLHFATDWHPYAEHMCAVLQSSALFRNTRDNATAAHDATPDDVCVPRPDSRPLTKFEKRGHRKGHGVWDFIFERVDN; this is encoded by the coding sequence ATGTCCGACACGCCGGACGGCGCGTTTGCCAAACGTCGCAGTATTCGCAGTTTCATCATTCGCGAAGGACGACTCACGCGCGGTCAAGCGCGAGCGCTCGACAGCGGCTGGCCACTCTATGGCATAGAGTACTCTGCCGAACCCACCGATCTACGCGCGGCATTTAAAGACACCGCGCATCATCCACTGACGCTCGAAATCGGCTTTGGCAATGGCGAGGCGCTGTTTGAAATGGCCAAGCGCAATACCGACCAAAACTTTGTTGGCATCGAAGTGCATCGACCCGGTGTGGGTCACCTTTTGATGTTGCTGCAAGAAGCGGCCTTGCAAAATGCGCGCGTCATCAATCACGACGCCATGGATGTGCTGGAACACATGGTCGCCGATCACACGTTCAATCGCATCAATCTGTATTTTCCCGATCCGTGGCCAAAGAAAAAACACCACAAGCGACGCATTGTGCAACCATCATTCCTAGCATTGCTTCACCGACGTCTGGCACCCGGCGGTCGCCTTCACTTTGCCACCGACTGGCACCCTTATGCCGAGCACATGTGTGCAGTGCTTCAATCATCGGCACTGTTTCGCAACACACGCGACAACGCCACCGCCGCGCATGACGCCACACCCGACGACGTGTGTGTACCCCGCCCTGATTCCCGACCGCTCACCAAGTTTGAGAAACGCGGTCACCGCAAAGGTCACGGCGTGTGGGATTTCATTTTTGAGCGTGTTGATAATTAA